In a single window of the Arachis hypogaea cultivar Tifrunner chromosome 6, arahy.Tifrunner.gnm2.J5K5, whole genome shotgun sequence genome:
- the LOC112805755 gene encoding uncharacterized protein produces the protein MEGSIALLKTSPVRVGDQVDKDRVFFHRMFWTFPPCIEAFCHCKPLVSIDDTHLYGKYGGTLLLAIAQDGNSNILPVAFALVEGENAESWPYFLSNLRRHVTPQQGILVISDRHNGIMAALESPDSGWQPPHAYRAFCIRHVAANFALTFKGQDARRSLVNAAYAKTEAEFDYWFDIMRTENPAMCDWGTRNLPVTSLVKSAYLRLAELFVVRGQTAEAQLGSGHRFSQAVVKAIKRNLKDLRCFTVTVFDRHHLDYTVAKTTPTGKFSLGSYQVSLRDRTCDCGYFQALHYPCCHALACCVQSQLDWDTYVDEVYTMSEVFKVYEISFSPCIPEGLWPPYDGPTMIPDPDMRRAREGRPRSTRIRNNMDEADTSRPKRCGLCRQPGHTRRVCPQRGSTSGI, from the exons ATGGAAGGTTCCATTGCTCTACTGAAGACGTCCCCGGTTAGGGTGGGTGACCAAGTTGACAAAGATAGAGTCTTCTTTCATCGGATGTTTTGGACATTCCCTCCGTGTATTGAGGCTTTCTGCCACTGTAAGCCGCTGGTAAGCATCGACGACACACACCTGTATGGCAAGTATGGCGGGACATTGTTGTTGGCGATCGCACAGGATGGTAACTCGAATATTTTGCCTGTTGCGTTTGCACTCGTGGAGGGGGAGAACGCAGAGTCTTGGCCATACTTTCTTTCGAACCTTAGAAGGCATGTCACTCCACAGCAAGGTATTCTCGTGATCTCTGATAGACACAACGGCATCATGGCTGCACTAGAGTCCCCCGATAGTGGTTGGCAACCTCCCCATGCTTATCGGGCATTTTGTATTCGGCATGTTGCTGCAAATTTTGCCCTCACTTTCAAAGGACAGGATGCGAGGAGGTCGCTGGTAAATGCCGCGTATGCAAAGACGGAAGCAGAATTCGACTATTGGTTTGATATAATGAGGACGGAGAACCCGGCCATGTGCGATTGG GGCACAAGAAACCTACCGGTGACGTCTCTGGTTAAGTCGGCATATCTCCGGCTGGCCGAGTTGTTTGTTGTTCGGGGGCAGACGGCAGAGGCACAGTTAGGGTCCGGTCACCGGTTTTCACAGGCAGTAGTTAAGGCCATTAAGCGTAATCTGAAGGATTtgaggtgcttcacggtgactgtGTTTGATAGACATCACCTTGACTATACAGTGGCTAAGACGACGCCCACCGGCAAATTCTCTTTGGGTAGCTATCAGGTTTCTCTAAGGGATCGCACCTGCGATTGTGGATACTTTCAGGCGCTGCACTACCCCTGTTGCCATGCCCTCGCATGCTGTGTGCAGTCACAGCTAGATTGGGACACTTATGTCGATGAGGTGTACACCATGTCTGAGGTCTTTAAGGTGTATGAGATATCCTTTTCACCTTGTATTCCAGAGGGGCTTTGGCCACCATATGACGGGCCGACAATGATCCCCGACCCGGACATGAGAAGGGCAAGAGAAGGACGACCACGGTCCACCCGCATCCGCAACAACATGGATGAAGCCGACACCAGCCGACCTAAGAGGTGTGGCCTGTGCAGGCAGCCCGGTCATACCCGAAGGGTTTGCCCTCAGCGAGGTTCTACTAGCGGGATATAG